A single region of the Myxococcota bacterium genome encodes:
- a CDS encoding DEAD/DEAH box helicase family protein — protein sequence MRAARKRRGLPTLRRWQVEALAKFEEQEDPDFLAVATPGAGKTTFALMAARRTLIARKAARIVVVVPTAHLKVQWADAAEGFGLRLEPNWHSREVVPQDMHGVVVTYQQAAAAPHAIARVSQRAIGILDEVHHAAESMAWGDAIQHGLSGASRRLSISGTPFRSDDSAIPFIRYAGAEAQPDYEYGYGEALDDHEVVRPVFFPRVNGRMEWRGADGEHYTAQFDDPLGEGSLASQRLRTALSLEGEWLRDVLGRAHTQLEKLRTEDADAGGLVIAMTQDHAHGIARLIKEQFGLDAVVATSDDPESNRRISEFRDSGDPWLIAVRMVSEGVDIPRLRVGVYATTTITDLFFRQAVGRLVRWVQGKGGRQSAYMFIPDDPRIREHALEIKRARRHKLDEAEEVEEAPEETEETEEREQLDLFQAISAQALPGDAVLFDVESVWDAEEDVDAEEGAHAEAVEAEPVDEVPLPELESEESLAEGAVPPMLIEDEPTDGKTARERRKELRDLNKFRAEAISRAMGLGHAKVNHRLNQEVGIRKISEATERELEARLRAADRWLARLQPGAR from the coding sequence ATGCGCGCGGCACGAAAACGCCGCGGGCTGCCGACGCTGCGTCGTTGGCAGGTCGAGGCGCTCGCGAAATTCGAAGAGCAGGAAGATCCGGACTTCCTGGCGGTGGCCACGCCCGGCGCTGGCAAAACGACGTTCGCGCTGATGGCGGCGCGGCGCACCCTGATCGCGCGCAAGGCTGCGCGCATCGTGGTGGTGGTGCCGACCGCGCACCTCAAGGTGCAGTGGGCCGACGCGGCCGAGGGGTTCGGCCTGCGCCTGGAACCGAACTGGCACTCGCGCGAAGTGGTTCCCCAGGACATGCACGGGGTGGTGGTCACCTATCAGCAGGCCGCGGCAGCGCCCCACGCGATCGCCCGCGTGTCCCAGCGCGCGATCGGCATCCTCGACGAGGTGCACCACGCCGCCGAGAGCATGGCGTGGGGGGACGCCATCCAGCACGGGCTCTCCGGGGCGAGCCGACGCCTCTCCATCTCGGGAACGCCCTTTCGCTCGGACGATTCGGCGATCCCGTTCATCCGCTACGCGGGCGCCGAAGCCCAGCCCGACTACGAGTACGGCTACGGCGAAGCCCTCGACGATCACGAGGTCGTGCGGCCCGTCTTCTTCCCGCGCGTCAACGGCCGGATGGAATGGCGCGGCGCCGACGGCGAGCACTACACGGCCCAGTTCGACGATCCGCTGGGCGAGGGCAGTCTGGCGAGTCAGCGTTTGCGCACCGCGCTCTCCCTCGAAGGCGAGTGGCTGCGCGACGTGCTCGGTCGCGCCCATACCCAGCTCGAGAAGCTCCGCACCGAGGACGCCGATGCGGGCGGGCTCGTGATCGCGATGACCCAGGACCACGCCCACGGCATCGCCCGCCTGATCAAGGAGCAGTTCGGGCTCGATGCCGTGGTGGCCACCTCCGACGATCCCGAATCGAACCGGCGGATCTCCGAGTTCCGCGACTCGGGCGACCCTTGGCTCATCGCCGTGCGCATGGTCTCCGAGGGCGTCGACATTCCCCGCCTGCGGGTGGGCGTGTACGCGACGACCACCATCACCGATCTCTTCTTCCGCCAGGCTGTCGGACGTCTGGTGCGCTGGGTGCAGGGGAAGGGTGGGCGACAGAGCGCCTACATGTTCATCCCGGACGATCCGCGGATCCGGGAGCACGCCCTCGAGATCAAGCGGGCGCGACGTCACAAGCTCGATGAAGCCGAGGAGGTCGAAGAGGCGCCGGAAGAGACCGAGGAGACGGAAGAGCGCGAACAGCTCGATCTCTTCCAGGCGATTTCCGCGCAGGCACTGCCCGGGGACGCCGTGCTCTTCGACGTCGAATCCGTGTGGGATGCCGAGGAAGACGTCGACGCCGAAGAGGGCGCGCACGCCGAGGCGGTCGAAGCCGAACCGGTCGACGAGGTTCCGCTCCCCGAGCTCGAGAGCGAGGAGTCGCTCGCCGAAGGCGCCGTGCCGCCGATGCTCATCGAAGATGAGCCGACCGACGGCAAGACCGCTCGGGAGCGACGCAAGGAGCTGCGCGACCTCAACAAGTTCCGCGCCGAGGCGATCTCGCGCGCGATGGGCCTGGGGCACGCGAAGGTGAACCACCGTCTGAATCAGGAGGTGGGGATTCGCAAGATCTCGGAAGCGACCGAGCGCGAACTCGAAGCGCGCCTGCGTGCCGCCGACCGTTGGCTCGCGCGCCTGCAGCCCGGCGCGCGCTAG
- a CDS encoding MBL fold metallo-hydrolase: MSTTEILRWQIGDARITRVVEIPPAPLPGLLPDATPEKVAAYGWLAPFLDANGALLYSIHCLVIEVDGQVIVVDTCIGNDKPRNLPFWSHLDTPFLERFREAGFEPERVDRVLCTHMHIDHVGWNTRLVDGRWVPTFPNARYLFHEKEWAHWKDAPDHTGPVFADSVQPVFDAGLADLVASDHQVSDAVRLIPTEGHTPGHVSVVIESRGERAVITGDMIHHPCQLPHPEWASIADSDSNQSTATRRAFLGQFADTPTLVIGTHFPTPTAGRLVRDGERHRLEC; this comes from the coding sequence ATGTCCACTACCGAGATTCTCCGCTGGCAGATCGGTGACGCGCGGATCACGCGCGTGGTCGAGATCCCGCCCGCCCCGCTGCCCGGCCTGCTGCCGGACGCCACGCCCGAGAAGGTCGCCGCCTACGGTTGGCTTGCGCCCTTCCTCGATGCCAACGGGGCCCTCCTTTACAGCATCCACTGCCTGGTGATCGAGGTCGACGGGCAGGTGATCGTCGTCGACACCTGCATCGGCAACGACAAACCCCGCAACCTGCCCTTCTGGTCGCATCTCGATACGCCCTTCCTCGAGCGCTTCCGCGAGGCCGGCTTCGAACCCGAGCGCGTCGACCGCGTGCTCTGCACTCACATGCACATCGATCACGTCGGCTGGAATACCCGCCTCGTCGACGGGCGCTGGGTTCCGACCTTCCCGAACGCCCGCTACCTCTTTCACGAGAAGGAGTGGGCGCACTGGAAGGACGCTCCCGATCACACTGGGCCGGTCTTCGCCGACTCGGTGCAACCCGTCTTCGATGCGGGGCTCGCCGACCTCGTCGCGAGCGATCACCAGGTCAGTGACGCGGTCCGGTTGATACCGACCGAGGGGCACACGCCGGGGCACGTCTCGGTGGTGATCGAGTCACGCGGCGAACGCGCCGTGATCACGGGAGACATGATCCATCACCCCTGCCAGCTCCCCCACCCCGAGTGGGCGAGCATCGCCGACAGCGACTCGAACCAGAGCACGGCGACGCGACGTGCCTTCCTCGGCCAGTTCGCGGACACCCCGACCCTGGTGATCGGCACCCACTTCCCCACGCCCACCGCCGGACGGCTGGTGCGCGACGGCGAGCGCCACCGGCTGGAATGTTGA
- a CDS encoding antibiotic biosynthesis monooxygenase, with amino-acid sequence MSEAITLLVESRILEGQRAELEALLVEVATHVAANEPGNEAYDWYCSSDDRCVVIERYADSEAVLAHVAGYQKFVPRLDACREQQRIAVLGKPEGALAQVAEARGFEVYDTRIGKE; translated from the coding sequence GTGTCCGAAGCCATCACCCTGTTGGTCGAGTCGCGCATTCTGGAGGGGCAGCGCGCCGAACTCGAGGCGCTGCTCGTCGAGGTGGCCACCCACGTTGCGGCGAACGAGCCCGGCAACGAGGCCTACGACTGGTACTGCTCTTCCGACGATCGTTGCGTCGTGATCGAGCGCTATGCCGATAGCGAGGCCGTGCTCGCGCACGTGGCTGGCTACCAGAAATTCGTGCCACGCCTTGACGCATGCCGTGAGCAGCAGCGCATCGCCGTCCTCGGGAAGCCCGAGGGCGCACTCGCCCAGGTGGCCGAGGCGCGGGGCTTCGAGGTCTACGACACGCGGATCGGGAAGGAATGA
- a CDS encoding SDR family NAD(P)-dependent oxidoreductase: MTEPRVALVVGASRGVGLALTELLLRRDDVDRVVATAREPESSASLRALAQREPDRLLTAPLDVTDESSLEAAAARIGSWSGPTLHWLVNCAGLLHAGSELRPEKKLEDVSPEALRAVFEVNAFGPLLLAKHFLRFLRHGDRAVFASLSARMGSIGDNRLGGWYAYRASKSAQNMFLRTLSIECRRRAPNVLCLALHPGTVETELSEPYRGGVPAERLFSPSRAAEQLLDVIDASTPDDHGAFLAWDGTPIPW, translated from the coding sequence ATGACAGAGCCCCGCGTCGCGCTCGTCGTAGGAGCCAGTCGCGGCGTGGGCCTCGCTCTCACCGAGTTGCTACTGCGCCGCGACGACGTCGATCGAGTCGTCGCGACGGCGCGAGAACCCGAGTCGAGCGCATCACTGCGCGCACTCGCCCAGCGGGAGCCCGATCGGCTGCTCACGGCTCCCCTCGACGTGACGGACGAGTCGAGCCTCGAAGCGGCGGCCGCGCGCATCGGGTCGTGGAGCGGACCGACGCTCCACTGGCTGGTGAACTGCGCGGGGCTCCTCCACGCGGGTTCGGAACTTCGCCCGGAGAAGAAGCTCGAGGACGTTTCGCCGGAAGCGCTCCGCGCGGTGTTCGAGGTGAACGCCTTCGGGCCCCTGCTACTGGCGAAGCACTTCCTGCGCTTCTTGCGCCACGGTGATCGCGCGGTGTTCGCCAGCCTGTCGGCGCGGATGGGGAGCATCGGCGACAACCGCCTGGGCGGTTGGTACGCCTATCGCGCATCGAAGTCCGCCCAGAACATGTTCCTTCGCACGCTCTCGATCGAATGTCGCCGGCGGGCACCGAACGTCCTGTGTCTCGCGCTCCATCCGGGCACCGTCGAGACCGAACTGTCGGAGCCCTACCGTGGGGGAGTACCGGCAGAGCGCCTGTTCTCTCCAAGCCGTGCCGCCGAGCAGCTGCTGGACGTGATCGACGCGAGCACGCCGGACGATCACGGCGCCTTCCTCGCGTGGGACGGCACGCCGATTCCGTGGTAG
- a CDS encoding MerR family transcriptional regulator, producing the protein MPPARRAPEASTYPLRVAARVTGISAETIRAWENRHGIVRPTRTAGGTRRYSPEDLERLRQVKAAVDAGNRIGRVAELDATSLAALSEDDTEPEALTTIRHAVEALDSAEAQHLLGLQLSLLGPSDFVRRVAQPLMRELGARWAAGDSGIAAEHLATGILRGMLGTALQPSPATLRAPRVLFATPPDEPHELGLMMAAVVALGAGAHPLYLGADIPIEELLEAVDRSGAEALALGIVTLSPHAARGATRRIRGTLPADVDLWLGGCGASQIERSPGIEHFDTFERLEQRVALLSAHR; encoded by the coding sequence ATGCCCCCCGCCCGACGTGCGCCCGAAGCCTCGACCTACCCCTTGCGGGTCGCGGCGCGCGTGACGGGGATCTCGGCCGAAACGATCCGGGCCTGGGAGAACCGGCACGGCATCGTGCGCCCTACGCGCACGGCGGGGGGCACGCGTCGCTACTCGCCGGAAGACCTCGAGCGACTCCGCCAGGTCAAGGCGGCGGTCGATGCCGGCAACCGCATCGGCCGCGTTGCGGAGCTCGACGCAACGAGCCTCGCAGCGCTCTCGGAAGACGACACCGAACCCGAAGCGCTGACCACGATTCGTCACGCCGTCGAAGCACTCGACTCGGCAGAGGCGCAGCACCTACTCGGACTGCAGCTCTCTCTCCTCGGACCGTCCGACTTCGTTCGCCGCGTCGCCCAGCCGCTGATGCGTGAGCTCGGAGCGCGCTGGGCCGCGGGCGATTCGGGCATCGCGGCCGAGCACCTCGCTACCGGAATCTTGCGCGGAATGCTGGGCACTGCGTTGCAACCGAGCCCGGCGACGCTCCGTGCGCCGCGCGTCCTGTTCGCCACGCCACCCGACGAGCCCCACGAACTCGGCTTGATGATGGCAGCGGTCGTCGCGTTGGGAGCCGGAGCCCACCCGCTCTATCTCGGCGCAGACATACCGATCGAGGAACTCCTCGAGGCCGTGGATCGGAGCGGCGCCGAAGCACTCGCCCTCGGCATCGTGACGCTCTCCCCACACGCGGCGCGGGGCGCGACACGACGCATTCGGGGGACGCTACCGGCCGATGTCGATCTCTGGCTCGGGGGCTGCGGTGCGTCCCAGATCGAACGGTCCCCAGGTATCGAACACTTCGACACTTTCGAGAGGCTCGAGCAGCGCGTCGCCCTGCTCTCGGCGCATCGATGA
- a CDS encoding wax ester/triacylglycerol synthase domain-containing protein, whose amino-acid sequence MSVDMSNARAVPRLSGQDLAFLAFETRRRPMHIAVRASFELPLGVPAPTLSGLRAIFARAVAREPALQRRLLRSWFRKPRWGDIGPIDVARHIRSLRVDPKHRARDVDVCLRAPLDRDLPLWEIWLLDTPERPRTFELLLKVHQVLIDSVGAVALFERLLESAPVPTLVGRGPGPELYPDAESLGSAANLAHDPFRSTDRTALNGGIAEQRHRRLDVPSASFDRAARRLGGSRNDLLLSVVTGTLQRWFAHSRCSFPMRLRAFCPVSPRPRDSRAGFGNRISPWFVPLPMDEPTLAGRVARVNAATRAFRRKQAEGRGNQMARWVQRLGGWVARLGMAIANYRRDYNLIVTSARGPRALSLLGAHLRELTAFAPLVPGQRVAVAVVEYEGRLFFGVTEGWKRATRGRRLMESLAEELTLLERSALRDDRADSPRALRTSRALRSRVSAAVGS is encoded by the coding sequence ATGAGCGTCGACATGTCGAACGCGCGCGCCGTACCGCGCCTCTCGGGGCAGGACCTCGCCTTCCTGGCTTTCGAGACCCGACGGCGTCCCATGCACATCGCCGTACGCGCCTCCTTCGAACTGCCCCTGGGCGTGCCCGCCCCGACGCTCTCCGGGCTGCGCGCGATCTTCGCGCGCGCGGTGGCCCGCGAGCCCGCGCTGCAGCGACGCCTGCTCCGGTCCTGGTTCCGCAAACCGCGCTGGGGTGACATCGGGCCGATCGACGTCGCCCGCCACATTCGAAGTCTTCGCGTCGATCCCAAGCATCGCGCGCGGGATGTCGACGTCTGTCTGCGCGCACCGCTCGACCGGGACCTACCCCTCTGGGAGATCTGGCTCCTCGATACGCCCGAGCGCCCGCGGACCTTCGAACTCCTGCTCAAGGTGCACCAGGTGCTGATCGACAGCGTGGGCGCCGTGGCGCTCTTCGAGCGGCTGCTCGAGTCCGCGCCAGTCCCGACGCTCGTCGGGCGCGGGCCGGGGCCGGAGCTCTACCCCGACGCCGAGTCCCTGGGTTCCGCGGCAAACCTCGCACACGATCCGTTCCGCAGTACCGATCGCACCGCCCTCAACGGGGGCATCGCCGAGCAACGACATCGCAGACTCGACGTCCCCTCCGCATCCTTCGACCGCGCGGCTCGGCGCCTCGGTGGGAGCCGCAACGATCTCTTGCTCTCCGTCGTGACCGGGACACTCCAGCGCTGGTTCGCTCACTCGCGGTGCTCGTTCCCGATGCGTTTGCGCGCGTTCTGTCCCGTGAGCCCGAGGCCGCGGGACAGTCGCGCGGGCTTCGGCAACCGCATCTCGCCCTGGTTCGTGCCGCTCCCGATGGACGAGCCGACCCTGGCGGGTCGCGTGGCCCGCGTGAACGCCGCGACGCGGGCCTTCCGCCGCAAGCAGGCCGAAGGCCGCGGCAATCAGATGGCTCGCTGGGTGCAGCGACTCGGCGGTTGGGTGGCGCGCCTGGGAATGGCGATCGCAAACTACCGACGCGACTACAACCTGATCGTGACGAGCGCGAGGGGCCCTCGCGCGCTCTCGCTTCTTGGCGCGCACCTGCGCGAGCTCACCGCGTTCGCGCCGCTGGTACCGGGCCAGCGCGTCGCCGTCGCCGTCGTCGAGTACGAAGGGCGTCTCTTCTTCGGGGTGACGGAAGGCTGGAAGCGCGCGACTCGCGGACGTCGCCTGATGGAATCCCTGGCCGAGGAGCTGACGCTGCTGGAGCGCTCCGCTCTGCGGGACGACCGAGCCGACTCGCCCCGCGCGCTGCGCACCTCGCGCGCCTTGCGGAGCCGGGTCTCCGCGGCGGTCGGCAGCTAG
- a CDS encoding M48 family metalloprotease, translating to MMLRSLPFVSILFFAMGCVTPYEPLPPLGTNVGVGRLDADEEALWKQSRELQYQIEVSGLLFEDPKLDAYLSKLLQRVTPPELAEASLTPQARVVSNVNIHGYSFANGVIYIHTALLSRMQNEAQLAALLSRELAHIVHRHALRGHRDKRLRADTLAWIGVGATLVDGGGEAKLLAQAASITTAAGFHHHLETVADEKGLAILHDAGYPVQSTLGLYEASLTHLAEVHAQGIWGWAPFTPPPQISARISGYETLIARDYARKKPSRSPMADTAGFRRRVHTATLRQCDLELAVGLFISAETCARLATESRPTDPNGWMLLGRALAGQRSRPIEGKRLPSLKAVRNAFEQVLILDVRHADATRELGMSFYRTTGTQRTPDASAEARRYFRRYLQLAPAAGDGDYVRGYLRELEAEAR from the coding sequence ATGATGCTCCGTAGCCTCCCGTTCGTTTCCATCCTCTTCTTCGCCATGGGCTGCGTCACGCCCTATGAGCCCCTGCCGCCGCTCGGTACGAACGTCGGGGTGGGACGCCTCGACGCCGATGAAGAGGCGCTGTGGAAGCAATCGCGAGAGCTCCAGTACCAGATCGAGGTCAGCGGGCTGCTCTTCGAAGATCCAAAGCTCGACGCCTACCTCTCGAAGCTCCTGCAGCGGGTGACGCCGCCCGAGCTCGCCGAGGCGTCCCTCACGCCGCAGGCGCGCGTCGTCTCGAACGTGAACATCCACGGGTACTCGTTCGCGAACGGCGTCATCTACATCCACACGGCCCTGCTCTCGCGGATGCAGAACGAAGCGCAGCTCGCAGCCCTCTTGTCGAGAGAGCTCGCGCACATCGTCCATCGCCACGCGCTGCGCGGCCACCGCGACAAGCGCCTGCGGGCGGACACCCTGGCATGGATCGGCGTCGGCGCCACGCTCGTCGATGGCGGCGGCGAAGCCAAGCTGCTGGCCCAGGCCGCTTCGATCACGACGGCGGCAGGCTTCCATCATCACCTCGAGACGGTCGCCGATGAGAAAGGGCTCGCCATCCTGCACGACGCCGGCTACCCGGTGCAAAGCACGCTGGGCCTCTACGAGGCGTCCCTCACCCATCTCGCCGAAGTCCACGCACAGGGCATCTGGGGCTGGGCTCCGTTCACGCCGCCGCCTCAGATCTCGGCCCGCATCTCCGGCTACGAGACGCTGATCGCCCGCGACTACGCCCGCAAGAAGCCGTCGCGCAGCCCGATGGCGGACACCGCCGGGTTCCGCCGGCGCGTGCACACCGCCACCCTACGTCAGTGTGATCTCGAACTGGCGGTCGGGTTGTTCATCTCGGCGGAGACCTGCGCCCGGCTCGCGACCGAGTCGCGCCCGACCGATCCGAACGGCTGGATGCTCCTCGGACGCGCGCTCGCCGGACAGCGCTCCAGGCCGATCGAAGGCAAACGCTTGCCGTCCCTCAAGGCGGTGCGCAACGCCTTCGAGCAGGTGTTGATCCTCGACGTTCGCCATGCCGACGCCACGCGCGAGCTCGGCATGTCGTTCTATCGGACCACGGGAACCCAGCGCACACCCGACGCCTCGGCCGAGGCAAGGCGCTACTTCCGACGCTATCTCCAGCTCGCACCCGCAGCGGGAGACGGCGATTACGTGCGGGGCTACCTCCGCGAACTCGAAGCCGAGGCGAGGTGA
- a CDS encoding aldehyde dehydrogenase family protein, with protein MPEIISPIDEQPVYHFDFVAMDEVERRVAGARETQQEWRRVPLAERIAVCRQMLTAYAARGDANAEEITRMMGKPRGQARGEFERTMVERTEHLCAIAEDALADTALPEKAGFRRFIRREPVGIVLDIAAWNYPLAIAVNVIVPAVLAGNAVLVKHASQTALVADQFERAFREAGAPEGLVQALPMDHATTAALIGSRDLGYVSFTGSVRGGHEIYRSVAEQNFIPAGMELGGKDPALVLEDADVAFAAENLVDGAFYNAGQSCCGIERIYVAAPVYDAFVEAAIALTKPYVVGNPLDPGTTLGPLVNAGAADFVREQVRAAQAAGARVLVGDADFEVPDTSRCYLAPQLLVDVDHGMSLMREETFGPAVGIQRVSTEAEGLALMNDSRFGLTASVWTADLDRAERLAPEIEAGTVFANRCDYLDPALVWTGVKDSGFGCSLSELGFASVTRPKSVHLRAQAP; from the coding sequence ATGCCCGAGATCATCAGCCCGATCGACGAACAGCCGGTCTACCACTTCGACTTCGTCGCGATGGACGAGGTCGAGCGCCGGGTCGCCGGAGCGCGCGAGACCCAGCAGGAATGGCGACGGGTACCGCTGGCCGAGCGCATCGCCGTGTGTCGCCAGATGCTCACGGCCTACGCCGCACGTGGCGACGCGAACGCCGAAGAGATCACGCGCATGATGGGGAAGCCGCGGGGTCAGGCGCGCGGCGAGTTCGAGCGCACGATGGTCGAACGGACCGAGCATCTCTGCGCGATCGCCGAGGACGCCCTCGCCGACACGGCACTCCCGGAGAAGGCCGGTTTTCGGCGCTTCATCCGACGCGAACCGGTCGGGATCGTGCTCGACATCGCCGCCTGGAACTATCCACTCGCGATCGCCGTCAACGTGATCGTGCCCGCGGTCCTGGCCGGCAACGCCGTGCTCGTGAAGCACGCTTCCCAGACCGCCCTCGTCGCCGATCAGTTCGAGCGGGCCTTCCGCGAAGCGGGGGCGCCCGAAGGCCTCGTGCAGGCGCTCCCGATGGACCATGCCACCACCGCCGCGCTGATCGGGTCGCGCGACCTCGGCTACGTCTCCTTCACCGGGTCGGTCCGTGGAGGACACGAGATCTACCGCAGCGTGGCCGAACAGAACTTCATTCCGGCTGGCATGGAGCTCGGCGGCAAGGACCCGGCACTGGTGCTCGAGGACGCGGACGTCGCCTTCGCCGCCGAGAACCTGGTCGACGGCGCTTTCTACAACGCCGGCCAGAGCTGCTGCGGGATCGAGCGCATCTACGTCGCCGCGCCGGTCTACGACGCGTTCGTCGAAGCCGCGATCGCCCTCACGAAGCCCTACGTGGTCGGGAACCCGCTCGATCCGGGTACGACGCTCGGCCCGCTGGTCAACGCCGGGGCTGCCGACTTCGTCCGCGAGCAGGTGCGCGCGGCCCAGGCCGCAGGCGCGCGGGTGCTCGTTGGCGATGCGGATTTCGAGGTGCCGGACACCTCGCGCTGCTACCTGGCCCCACAGCTGCTGGTCGACGTCGATCACGGGATGTCGCTCATGCGCGAGGAGACCTTCGGGCCCGCGGTCGGGATCCAGCGCGTTTCGACGGAAGCCGAGGGCCTCGCCTTGATGAACGATTCACGCTTCGGGTTGACCGCGTCCGTCTGGACGGCGGACCTCGACCGCGCGGAGCGGCTGGCCCCCGAGATCGAAGCGGGCACCGTGTTCGCCAACCGCTGCGACTACCTCGACCCCGCCCTCGTCTGGACCGGCGTCAAGGACTCGGGGTTCGGCTGCTCCCTCTCGGAGCTGGGCTTCGCTTCGGTGACGCGTCCGAAGAGCGTTCACCTGCGCGCGCAAGCCCCCTAG
- a CDS encoding NAD(P)/FAD-dependent oxidoreductase, which translates to MAYDHLLAPGRIGSLELRNRILVTAMGVNLSDEDGHWGDRIAAYHEEQARGGAGLIISGACGVMYPVGQVQPWQVGISDDTHIPGLAQVVDAVHRHGARFAVQLHQGGLNAVDDTVAGRPQWCPSAPRLEMGDFVDGFLLPELEILASTGMPTFKELDDDDIRDLVSAFAAGARRAAQAGCDAVEVHGGHGYVPSSFLSPKTNRRTDEYGGPLENRARLLLEIVRAVRAEVGSDFPLIVKIDSREVGKEGGISLEDAKVTAQWLENAGADAITVSAYHDFAQGKLHSASNIPHEPNWNLPAAAAIKRGVSIPIIASGRVEVAHADAEIAQGHFDFLGMGRKLLADPHLPRKLGENREREIRPCIYCYTCVSAIYNRASTQCAVNPECGIEYTRDAAPTKGRTLRVAVVGGGPAGMETARRLAEHGHETVLFEKSERLGGTLRFASLAYAANEPLLDWLRTRVEAAPVELKLGTEASAHELAAWAPDAVVVATGARRSLPDIPGADLPHVLSGDDMRDLMLGASSDALQRKTSLSTRLATRVGAATGLTRNLAFVRKATRGWMPFGKRIVVVGGELVGLELAELLTERGRQVTVVDDVPRFGAGITLVRRLRMLAELREHEVALFPSAKDICIEPDGVRFTNAQGETTQAPADHVIVAKGTTGDTRQAEALREAGLRVYEIGDGTGVGYIGGAIRDAMEVVDTLHAELRD; encoded by the coding sequence GTGGCCTACGACCATCTGCTCGCCCCTGGGCGCATCGGGTCGCTCGAACTGCGCAATCGCATCCTCGTCACGGCGATGGGGGTGAACCTCAGTGACGAAGACGGACACTGGGGCGACCGCATCGCGGCCTACCACGAGGAGCAGGCTCGCGGCGGGGCCGGCCTGATCATCTCCGGCGCCTGCGGCGTGATGTATCCGGTGGGCCAGGTTCAGCCCTGGCAGGTCGGGATCTCGGACGACACCCACATTCCGGGGCTGGCGCAGGTCGTCGATGCGGTGCATCGGCACGGCGCACGCTTCGCCGTGCAGCTCCACCAGGGGGGCCTCAACGCCGTCGACGACACGGTCGCCGGACGCCCCCAGTGGTGCCCTTCGGCCCCGCGGCTCGAGATGGGCGACTTCGTCGACGGATTCCTGCTGCCCGAGCTCGAGATCCTCGCCAGCACTGGCATGCCCACCTTCAAAGAACTCGACGACGACGACATCCGGGATCTCGTGTCGGCCTTCGCCGCCGGTGCGCGGCGCGCGGCGCAGGCGGGTTGCGATGCCGTCGAGGTCCATGGAGGCCACGGCTACGTCCCCTCTTCCTTCCTCTCGCCGAAGACGAATCGCCGCACCGACGAATACGGCGGACCGCTCGAGAATCGCGCCCGGCTCCTGCTCGAGATCGTGCGCGCCGTGCGCGCCGAGGTCGGCTCCGACTTCCCGCTGATCGTCAAGATCGACTCGCGAGAGGTCGGCAAGGAGGGCGGCATCTCGCTCGAAGACGCGAAGGTCACGGCCCAGTGGCTGGAGAACGCCGGGGCGGATGCGATCACCGTGAGCGCCTACCACGACTTCGCCCAGGGAAAGCTCCACTCGGCCTCGAACATTCCCCACGAGCCGAACTGGAACCTCCCCGCCGCTGCCGCGATCAAGCGCGGTGTCTCGATCCCGATCATCGCGTCGGGTCGGGTCGAGGTCGCGCATGCCGATGCCGAGATCGCGCAGGGACACTTCGACTTCCTCGGCATGGGGCGCAAGCTGCTCGCCGACCCGCACCTGCCGCGCAAGCTCGGAGAGAACCGGGAGCGTGAGATCCGCCCCTGCATCTACTGCTACACGTGCGTGAGCGCGATCTACAACCGCGCCTCCACCCAATGCGCCGTCAATCCCGAGTGCGGCATCGAGTACACGCGCGACGCTGCACCGACGAAGGGTCGGACGCTGCGCGTCGCCGTGGTCGGTGGGGGTCCGGCGGGGATGGAGACCGCCCGTCGCCTCGCGGAGCACGGCCACGAGACCGTCCTCTTCGAGAAGAGCGAGCGGCTCGGCGGTACGCTGCGCTTCGCCTCCCTCGCCTACGCCGCCAACGAGCCCCTCCTCGACTGGCTCCGCACGCGTGTCGAAGCGGCCCCGGTGGAACTCAAACTCGGCACCGAAGCGTCGGCCCATGAACTGGCCGCCTGGGCACCGGACGCGGTGGTCGTCGCCACGGGGGCGCGTCGGAGTCTGCCCGACATTCCCGGCGCCGACCTGCCTCATGTGCTCTCGGGCGACGACATGCGCGACCTGATGCTCGGCGCCTCCTCCGACGCCCTGCAACGCAAGACCTCGCTCTCGACCCGGCTGGCCACGCGGGTGGGCGCCGCCACCGGACTCACCCGGAACCTCGCCTTCGTCCGCAAGGCGACGCGCGGCTGGATGCCTTTCGGAAAGCGCATCGTGGTGGTCGGCGGCGAGCTCGTCGGCCTCGAGCTCGCCGAGTTACTGACCGAGCGCGGCAGACAGGTCACCGTCGTGGACGACGTCCCGCGCTTTGGTGCGGGGATCACGCTCGTCCGACGCCTGCGCATGCTCGCCGAGCTCCGCGAGCATGAAGTTGCCCTCTTCCCGTCGGCGAAGGACATCTGCATCGAGCCCGACGGTGTGCGTTTCACGAATGCCCAGGGCGAGACCACCCAGGCGCCGGCCGATCACGTGATCGTCGCCAAGGGTACGACGGGCGACACCCGCCAGGCGGAAGCTCTGCGCGAGGCCGGGCTCCGTGTGTACGAAATCGGGGACGGCACGGGCGTGGGCTACATCGGCGGCGCGATCCGCGACGCGATGGAGGTAGTGGATACGCTCCACGCGGAGCTGCGCGACTAG